One Scyliorhinus canicula chromosome 9, sScyCan1.1, whole genome shotgun sequence DNA segment encodes these proteins:
- the LOC119971800 gene encoding RNA-binding protein 3-like, which translates to MTEEAKLFVGGLNFDTDEQALEDVFSKYGQIAEVRVIKDKDTMTSRGFGFITFENPEDANDAMEAMNGKSLDGRQIWVDHAETKSGGGGYGGRRGGGYGRGGGGYGPRQYESRGDSYYRGDGYSRGRGGSGYGGRNSYNQ; encoded by the coding sequence ATGACTGAAGAAGCAAAGTTGTTCGTCGGCGGCCTCAACTTCGACACCGACGAGCAGGCCCTGGAGGATGTTTTCTCCAAGTACGGGCAGAtcgctgaggtgagagtgattaaaGACAAAGACACCATGACGTCCCGCGGTTTCGGCTTCATCACTTTCGAGAACCCCGAGGACGCCAACGACGCGATGGAGGCGATGAACGGAAAATCCCTGGACGGGCGGCAGATCTGGGTGGACCACGCCGAGACAAAGTCGGGCGGCGGCGGCTACGGAGGAAGGCGGGGCGGCGGCTACGGACGAGGAGGCGGCGGCTACGGCCCTCGGCAGTATGAAAGTCGGGGCGACAGCTACTACCGGGGAGACGGCTACTCCCGGGGCCGGGGAGGCAGCGGCTATGGAGGACGCAACTCCTACAACCAGTGA